A window of Clostridium sp. 'White wine YQ' contains these coding sequences:
- the hisF gene encoding imidazole glycerol phosphate synthase subunit HisF has protein sequence MHTKRIIPCLDVDKGRVVKGINFKGLINVGDPVELAEYYSNEGADELVFLDIKATHEGRGIMEDVVRRTAEKVFIPFTVGGGLTSVDDIRRILRAGADKISLNSAAVRNKELIKEGSYYFGSQCIVLAVDAKRRADNTGWNVFVNGGRIDTGLDVLSWIEEGVRLGAGEILLTSMDRDGTKEGFDNNLLAKVDEIVNVPVIASGGCGSLEHFYEAFNSGKADAALAASLFHYGKLRINEVKDYLRERKIPMRK, from the coding sequence ATGCATACTAAAAGAATAATTCCCTGTCTAGATGTAGATAAGGGAAGGGTAGTCAAGGGAATTAATTTTAAAGGACTTATAAATGTTGGAGATCCAGTAGAACTGGCTGAATACTACAGTAATGAAGGTGCTGATGAGTTGGTGTTTTTAGATATTAAGGCAACTCATGAAGGAAGAGGAATAATGGAGGATGTGGTTAGAAGAACTGCTGAAAAAGTATTTATTCCCTTTACTGTAGGAGGAGGATTAACTTCTGTAGATGACATTAGAAGGATATTAAGGGCTGGGGCTGATAAGATATCTCTTAACTCTGCTGCAGTGAGAAATAAGGAACTAATAAAAGAAGGATCCTATTACTTTGGATCACAGTGTATAGTTCTTGCAGTAGATGCAAAGAGAAGAGCTGACAATACTGGGTGGAATGTATTTGTAAATGGAGGAAGAATAGATACTGGCTTAGACGTTCTTAGTTGGATTGAAGAAGGGGTAAGGCTTGGGGCAGGAGAAATACTATTAACATCTATGGATAGAGATGGAACAAAGGAAGGTTTTGATAATAACCTTCTTGCAAAGGTTGATGAAATAGTTAATGTTCCTGTTATAGCCTCTGGGGGCTGTGGGAGCCTGGAACATTTTTATGAAGCCTTTAATAGTGGAAAGGCTGATGCTGCACTAGCGGCTTCTCTATTTCATTATGGAAAACTTAGAATAAATGAAGTTAAAGATTATTTAAGAGAACGAAAAATTCCTATGAGAAAATAA
- the hisI gene encoding phosphoribosyl-AMP cyclohydrolase translates to MFDIDKIDFDKGNSLVPAIVQDYKTKEVLMLAYMNKESLNKTLESGTTWFYSRSRNEYWNKGATSGNLQFVKEMYYDCDGDTILVLVEPNGPACHTGKNSCFFNNIYGGKI, encoded by the coding sequence ATGTTTGATATAGATAAAATTGATTTTGACAAAGGTAATTCTCTTGTACCAGCAATAGTTCAAGACTATAAAACAAAAGAAGTGTTAATGCTAGCATATATGAATAAAGAAAGCCTTAATAAGACTTTAGAAAGTGGAACCACTTGGTTTTATTCAAGAAGTAGAAATGAATATTGGAATAAAGGAGCAACTTCAGGTAATTTACAATTTGTAAAAGAAATGTATTATGATTGTGATGGAGATACAATCTTAGTGCTGGTTGAGCCAAATGGGCCTGCATGTCATACTGGAAAAAATAGTTGCTTTTTCAATAATATATACGGGGGAAAAATATGA
- the hisE gene encoding phosphoribosyl-ATP diphosphatase, translating to MKSELESLYKLILSRKEDGEEGSYTKYLFSKGIDKILKKIGEESTEVIIASKGDSREDQVAEICDLTYHLLVLMAELNIPLESVEEELKKRSEKISNFKGERKEVQDL from the coding sequence ATGAAAAGTGAATTAGAAAGCTTATATAAACTTATTTTATCTAGAAAAGAAGATGGCGAAGAAGGATCATATACCAAATATCTATTTTCAAAAGGAATAGATAAAATATTAAAGAAAATAGGTGAGGAAAGTACAGAGGTGATTATAGCCTCAAAAGGAGATAGCAGAGAAGATCAAGTGGCTGAAATATGTGATCTAACCTATCATTTATTAGTTCTAATGGCAGAACTAAATATACCACTAGAATCAGTAGAAGAAGAATTGAAAAAAAGAAGTGAGAAGATAAGCAATTTTAAAGGTGAAAGAAAAGAAGTACAAGATTTATAA
- a CDS encoding GtrA family protein, protein MINKSFNYKSIIQFITYALVGASNVIIDLIVLNILWFASGMYIGRINYLFKLISFAVYSTTGYLLNRKYTFKTKASIKSYFSYISLLAVLSLMDAIILVKLTRLNPFHLHRGLNANLSAFTAAMATGLIGFIINKFIIFRKKSHNEHPNEIGELH, encoded by the coding sequence TTGATAAACAAAAGCTTTAATTATAAATCCATTATTCAATTCATTACTTATGCTTTAGTTGGAGCATCCAATGTAATAATAGATTTGATTGTACTTAATATACTATGGTTTGCTTCCGGAATGTATATAGGTAGAATTAATTATCTTTTTAAGTTAATTTCCTTTGCAGTTTATTCTACTACAGGATATTTACTTAATAGAAAATATACATTTAAAACAAAGGCATCAATAAAATCTTACTTTAGTTATATTTCCCTTTTAGCTGTATTAAGTTTAATGGATGCCATTATTTTAGTTAAATTAACAAGATTAAACCCTTTCCACTTACATAGAGGACTAAATGCAAACTTATCAGCTTTTACTGCTGCCATGGCAACAGGACTGATTGGTTTTATAATTAATAAATTTATAATATTTAGAAAGAAGTCACACAATGAACATCCAAATGAAATAGGTGAACTTCACTAA
- a CDS encoding DegT/DnrJ/EryC1/StrS family aminotransferase, which produces MDSRKSIPFSPPDITEAEIEAVAEVLRSGWITSGPKLVKFEEEIQKYLSVNKAVALNSATAAMELVLKTLDIKSGDEIISTPYTYTATSSVAVHRGITPTLVDVEKDSFFMDLNKLEAAITPKTKVIMPVDLGGFPCDYDAIKEILKAKKRGDIIILCDSAHSFGAKYKGERVGGQCDFHSFSFHAVKNLTTAEGGALTFNNNNFYGKEDLFKEFKTTSLHGQTKDALSKTKLGGWEYDIVTDGFKCNMTDMSAAIGLVQLTRYEDMLRKRAEIFNIYTNILKDNEWAIIPPSKNDEGTESSYHLYTLRIKGFNETKRNLLIQRLAELGIGTNVHYKPLPMLTLYKNLGLDIKDYPNAYAQYENEITLPVYTTLKLEDADYIAKEVVKIVNEIK; this is translated from the coding sequence ATGGATAGCAGAAAAAGTATACCATTTTCACCACCTGATATAACAGAAGCAGAAATTGAGGCTGTTGCAGAAGTTTTAAGATCAGGTTGGATTACATCAGGCCCAAAACTTGTGAAGTTTGAAGAAGAAATACAAAAATATTTATCAGTAAATAAAGCTGTTGCACTAAATTCAGCTACTGCAGCAATGGAATTAGTTTTAAAAACACTTGATATAAAATCAGGAGATGAAATTATCTCAACACCATATACATATACAGCGACTTCAAGTGTTGCAGTTCATAGAGGAATTACTCCAACTTTAGTTGATGTTGAAAAAGATTCATTTTTTATGGATTTAAATAAATTAGAAGCGGCAATAACACCTAAAACTAAGGTAATAATGCCAGTGGATTTAGGCGGTTTTCCTTGCGATTATGACGCAATAAAAGAAATATTAAAAGCTAAAAAGAGGGGAGATATAATAATTTTATGTGATTCAGCCCATTCTTTTGGAGCAAAATATAAAGGCGAGAGAGTTGGAGGACAATGTGATTTCCATAGCTTTTCTTTCCACGCAGTTAAGAATTTAACTACAGCAGAGGGCGGAGCTCTAACTTTTAATAATAATAATTTTTATGGAAAAGAAGATTTATTTAAGGAATTTAAGACAACATCGCTTCATGGACAGACAAAAGATGCGTTATCTAAAACAAAGCTAGGTGGATGGGAATATGATATCGTAACTGATGGATTTAAATGTAACATGACAGACATGAGTGCAGCTATTGGACTTGTTCAACTTACTAGATATGAAGATATGCTAAGAAAAAGAGCAGAAATATTTAATATCTACACTAATATACTAAAAGATAATGAATGGGCTATCATACCTCCAAGTAAAAATGATGAGGGGACAGAATCTTCATATCATTTATACACCCTAAGAATTAAAGGCTTTAATGAAACTAAGAGAAATCTATTAATTCAAAGATTAGCTGAATTAGGTATTGGAACAAATGTACACTATAAACCACTTCCAATGCTTACACTTTATAAGAATTTAGGATTAGATATTAAGGATTATCCAAATGCATATGCTCAGTATGAAAATGAAATAACACTTCCAGTATATACAACATTAAAATTAGAAGATGCTGATTATATTGCAAAAGAAGTTGTAAAAATAGTAAATGAAATAAAGTAA
- a CDS encoding histidinol phosphate phosphatase, with translation MIFDNHMHTIFSSDSKMKIEEVIEESKNKNLAVTLTEHIDLDFPDPALFRCDVPKYLKTYEPYKSETLKLGIEIGLNSSFVSDYNNIINSNPFDYVIGSVHMVNGKDIYVDFYAPEKSKDELYIEYLVAMEKLVDSFDCFDALGHIDYACRYAPYEDKEIHIELYGEYIDNVIKKLLSKDKLLELNTRMLNEKERYNSLYKIFKRYKDLGGKYVTLGSDAHGKAAIGVNFKEANELITSIGLKAVHFSDRKLEY, from the coding sequence ATGATTTTTGATAACCATATGCACACTATTTTCTCTAGCGACTCTAAAATGAAAATTGAAGAAGTTATAGAAGAAAGTAAAAATAAAAATCTAGCTGTTACTCTTACTGAACATATTGATTTAGATTTTCCTGATCCTGCACTATTTAGGTGCGATGTACCTAAGTATCTTAAAACCTATGAGCCTTATAAATCAGAAACTCTTAAACTAGGGATTGAGATAGGACTTAATTCTTCATTTGTTAGTGATTATAACAACATAATAAATTCAAATCCCTTTGATTATGTTATCGGTTCTGTCCACATGGTAAATGGTAAAGACATTTATGTAGATTTTTATGCTCCTGAAAAAAGTAAAGATGAGCTTTATATAGAATATTTAGTCGCTATGGAGAAACTTGTTGACTCTTTTGATTGCTTTGATGCACTTGGGCACATAGATTATGCGTGCCGTTATGCCCCTTATGAAGATAAAGAAATCCATATAGAGTTATATGGTGAATATATTGATAATGTTATTAAAAAGCTCTTATCAAAAGATAAGTTATTAGAACTAAATACAAGAATGTTAAATGAAAAAGAAAGATATAATTCTTTATATAAAATTTTCAAAAGATATAAAGATTTAGGTGGTAAGTATGTAACCTTAGGTTCAGATGCTCACGGAAAGGCAGCAATTGGTGTTAATTTCAAAGAAGCTAATGAGCTAATTACATCTATTGGACTTAAGGCTGTTCACTTTAGTGACCGCAAATTAGAATATTAA
- a CDS encoding TcaA 3rd/4th domain-containing protein, with the protein MRKYLINFKNYIQHVKDIGIVVFRKYYKVIVPVVAVILIALIYVAQYSRSTEKYFLSSLQKSIASNDAKQFSSLITVNGKKVTSEEVKPLLDYLSREKNGETFIKNIKDNGKALGITLKSKKKLIFEGYYLESAGFQVKIRTNYPSEIDIDSKEAGNTKSDEPLIIKDKLPGIYKISATAGDDYGKAKSSKEISLFKDESVDFELQGNAITIINSPYQEGEVYINNKDINKTVKDIKNYSFFPIDEKNKLYFKYTFPWGEIQSEEIEVGKFPEITPKIQVINDKAEQDITKSVTSFYESVINALNKEDSSLIENVSEDQKFLLYSDLTKKYFLLKNIYSMDNIDCEIEKDSFNFDGKIYSGNVKVKIEYSTGKDFIGISINKEKKEKTFLTTCEYKDNKWIIKSISNI; encoded by the coding sequence ATGAGGAAGTATTTAATAAACTTTAAAAATTATATACAACATGTAAAAGACATAGGTATAGTAGTTTTTAGAAAATATTATAAGGTGATTGTTCCAGTTGTAGCTGTAATTTTAATAGCACTTATTTATGTAGCTCAGTATAGCAGAAGTACAGAAAAGTACTTTCTGAGTTCCTTGCAAAAATCTATTGCGAGCAATGATGCAAAACAATTTTCCTCATTAATAACGGTAAATGGTAAGAAGGTTACTAGTGAGGAAGTAAAGCCACTGTTAGATTATTTATCAAGAGAAAAGAATGGGGAAACATTTATTAAGAATATTAAAGATAATGGAAAAGCCTTAGGAATTACATTGAAGAGTAAGAAAAAATTAATTTTTGAAGGATATTATTTGGAGTCAGCAGGATTTCAAGTTAAAATAAGAACAAACTACCCTTCAGAAATTGATATAGATAGCAAAGAAGCTGGCAATACGAAAAGTGATGAGCCATTAATCATTAAAGATAAGCTCCCAGGAATATATAAGATTAGTGCAACAGCAGGAGATGATTATGGAAAGGCTAAGAGCAGTAAAGAAATATCGCTATTTAAGGATGAATCAGTAGATTTTGAACTTCAAGGAAATGCAATAACAATAATAAATTCCCCATATCAAGAAGGAGAAGTATATATTAATAATAAAGATATTAATAAAACAGTTAAGGATATTAAAAATTATAGTTTTTTCCCAATTGATGAGAAGAATAAATTGTATTTTAAGTATACATTCCCTTGGGGAGAGATTCAAAGTGAAGAAATTGAAGTTGGAAAATTTCCTGAAATAACACCAAAAATTCAGGTGATAAATGATAAGGCAGAACAAGATATAACTAAGAGCGTAACTAGTTTTTATGAAAGTGTTATTAATGCATTAAATAAAGAAGACAGCAGCCTTATAGAAAATGTTTCAGAGGATCAGAAGTTTTTATTATATTCAGATTTAACGAAGAAATACTTTTTATTAAAAAATATATATAGCATGGATAACATTGATTGTGAAATAGAGAAGGATTCCTTTAACTTTGATGGTAAAATCTACTCTGGAAATGTAAAAGTTAAAATAGAATACAGTACAGGAAAAGATTTTATTGGAATATCAATAAATAAAGAAAAGAAAGAAAAGACATTCTTGACTACATGTGAGTATAAAGATAATAAGTGGATAATAAAGAGTATAAGTAATATATGA
- a CDS encoding peroxiredoxin — translation MERLVGRELPDFKLEAVKGDGSDFISVSKEDYKGKWLVLFFYPLDFTFVCPTEITGFSQAIEEFKSEDAEILGVSVDSVHSHKAWIESSLGKINFPIASDITKSLSRDLGVLIEEEGVALRGLFIIDPEGIVQYALYHNKNVGRNTKEAIRVLKALKTNGLCPINWEEGQDTL, via the coding sequence ATGGAAAGATTAGTAGGCAGAGAGTTACCTGATTTTAAGCTTGAAGCAGTTAAAGGCGATGGAAGCGACTTTATTAGTGTAAGTAAAGAGGATTATAAAGGAAAGTGGTTAGTATTATTTTTCTATCCATTAGATTTTACTTTTGTATGTCCTACAGAGATTACTGGATTCTCACAAGCTATAGAAGAATTTAAGTCAGAAGATGCAGAAATATTAGGAGTTAGCGTTGACAGTGTTCATTCACATAAAGCGTGGATAGAAAGTAGTCTTGGAAAGATTAATTTCCCAATAGCATCTGATATCACTAAGAGCCTATCTAGAGATTTAGGCGTACTTATTGAAGAAGAAGGAGTAGCTTTAAGAGGCTTATTTATAATAGATCCTGAAGGAATTGTACAATATGCACTTTATCATAACAAGAACGTAGGAAGAAATACTAAGGAAGCTATTAGAGTACTAAAAGCACTTAAAACTAATGGACTTTGCCCAATTAATTGGGAAGAAGGACAAGATACTTTATAA
- a CDS encoding NADH-quinone oxidoreductase subunit NuoE family protein — MCCSNELSEKKYNELDEFIKSQGSSKSQLIAILHKAQEIFGYLPKEVQMFVAEKLNLPYSKVYGVVTFYSFFSTTAKGKYVINVCTGTACFVRGAGEVLEEFEKKLGIHEGETTADGKFTIDTLRCVGACGLAPVVSVNGKVYGHFNRKDVDRLIQEYVE, encoded by the coding sequence ATGTGCTGTTCAAATGAATTATCAGAAAAAAAATATAATGAACTTGACGAATTTATTAAATCTCAAGGTTCTAGCAAATCACAATTAATCGCTATCTTACACAAGGCTCAAGAAATCTTTGGGTATTTACCAAAAGAAGTGCAGATGTTTGTAGCAGAAAAATTAAACTTACCATATTCAAAGGTATATGGAGTTGTTACTTTTTATTCATTCTTCTCAACAACTGCAAAGGGTAAATATGTAATAAATGTTTGTACTGGAACTGCATGCTTTGTAAGAGGAGCTGGAGAGGTATTAGAGGAATTTGAAAAGAAGTTAGGAATTCATGAAGGTGAAACTACAGCTGATGGTAAATTTACCATAGATACACTAAGGTGTGTAGGTGCCTGTGGTTTAGCTCCAGTAGTTTCGGTAAATGGAAAAGTATATGGACATTTTAATAGAAAAGACGTTGATAGATTAATTCAAGAATATGTTGAATAG
- a CDS encoding NADH-quinone oxidoreductase subunit NuoF, which produces MDKIKSYTELKLFHEDCKKLLSLRTSDENSIEKHKSEHEIDILVCGGTGCKSARADEIIKNIKEEVEKNNLSNKVNVEMTGCFGFCEKGPIVKFMPDNTFYVHVTPEDAAELVREHIINGNVVERLLYEEPTLKQKVKRQDEMSFYKKQKRIALRNCGVINPENINEYIAAKGYLALGKVLTEMTPEDVIKEITDSGLRGRGGGGFPTGKKWSFARASKDEVKYIICNADEGDPGAFMDRSILEGDPNNIIEAMAIAGYAIGACKGFIYIRAEYPLAVHRLMIAIKQAKELGLIGEKILGSDFSFDIDIRYGAGAFVCGEETALMHSIEGSRGEPTTKPPFPAEKGLFEKPTSVNNVETFANVPAIINNGAAWFSSIGTNTSKGTKVFALAGKINNVGLVEVPMGITLEEIIYEIGGGIKNNKEFKAVQTGGPSGGCIPSVLLNLPIDYESLNAIGSMMGSGGMIVMDEDNCMVDIAKFYLEFIVDESCGKCTPCRVGNKRLLEMLNKIVEGKGTKDDLKKLKDLSKIIKDTSLCGLGQTAPNPVLSTMTYFMDEYDAHVNDKRCPAGKCKKLVRYKITDKCIGCTKCSRLCPVKCISGKLKDVHFIDEDKCIKCGTCFEGCPVKAIDLV; this is translated from the coding sequence ATGGATAAGATAAAATCATATACGGAATTAAAGCTATTCCATGAAGACTGTAAAAAGCTTTTAAGTTTAAGAACCTCCGATGAAAACAGTATTGAAAAGCACAAAAGTGAACATGAAATTGATATATTAGTATGTGGAGGAACTGGTTGCAAATCTGCAAGGGCAGATGAAATAATTAAAAATATTAAGGAAGAGGTTGAAAAAAACAATCTTTCTAATAAGGTAAATGTAGAAATGACAGGGTGCTTTGGATTTTGTGAAAAAGGACCTATAGTTAAGTTTATGCCAGACAATACATTTTACGTTCATGTAACACCAGAGGATGCAGCAGAATTAGTCAGAGAACATATCATAAATGGTAATGTTGTAGAAAGATTATTATATGAAGAGCCAACTTTAAAACAAAAAGTTAAAAGACAAGATGAAATGAGTTTTTATAAAAAGCAAAAAAGAATAGCACTAAGAAATTGTGGAGTAATAAATCCAGAAAATATCAATGAATATATAGCTGCAAAAGGCTATTTAGCACTAGGAAAAGTACTCACAGAGATGACTCCTGAGGATGTAATTAAGGAAATCACTGATTCCGGTCTAAGGGGAAGAGGTGGTGGAGGATTCCCTACAGGAAAGAAGTGGAGTTTTGCAAGGGCATCTAAGGATGAGGTAAAATATATAATTTGTAATGCAGATGAAGGGGATCCAGGCGCATTCATGGATAGATCAATATTAGAAGGAGACCCTAACAACATAATTGAAGCTATGGCTATAGCAGGTTATGCAATTGGTGCATGCAAGGGTTTTATCTATATTAGAGCTGAATATCCATTAGCAGTTCATAGACTTATGATAGCAATAAAACAGGCGAAGGAGCTTGGGTTAATAGGAGAAAAAATACTAGGTAGTGATTTTAGTTTTGATATAGATATAAGGTATGGAGCAGGAGCTTTTGTATGTGGAGAAGAAACTGCATTGATGCATTCAATTGAAGGGTCAAGGGGAGAACCTACTACAAAACCACCTTTCCCTGCTGAAAAAGGACTTTTTGAGAAGCCTACTTCTGTTAATAATGTTGAAACCTTTGCTAATGTTCCAGCAATTATTAACAATGGAGCTGCTTGGTTTAGTTCAATAGGAACAAATACATCTAAGGGGACTAAAGTTTTTGCATTAGCTGGGAAAATTAATAATGTAGGGCTTGTGGAAGTTCCAATGGGAATAACCCTAGAAGAAATTATTTACGAAATAGGGGGAGGAATAAAGAATAATAAGGAGTTTAAAGCAGTTCAAACAGGAGGACCATCAGGAGGCTGTATTCCATCTGTTTTATTAAACCTGCCCATAGATTATGAATCATTAAATGCAATAGGATCTATGATGGGATCTGGTGGAATGATAGTAATGGATGAAGATAACTGCATGGTTGATATTGCAAAATTCTATCTAGAATTTATTGTTGATGAGTCCTGTGGAAAATGTACCCCTTGTAGAGTAGGAAATAAAAGACTTCTAGAGATGTTAAATAAAATAGTAGAAGGAAAAGGAACTAAAGATGATTTGAAAAAGCTTAAAGATCTTTCAAAAATAATAAAAGATACTTCTCTTTGTGGCCTTGGGCAAACTGCACCAAATCCAGTATTGAGTACTATGACATATTTTATGGATGAGTATGATGCTCATGTTAATGATAAGAGATGTCCTGCAGGAAAATGTAAAAAGCTAGTTAGATACAAGATAACAGATAAATGTATAGGATGTACAAAATGCAGTAGATTATGTCCTGTTAAGTGTATATCAGGAAAATTGAAAGATGTACATTTCATAGATGAAGATAAATGTATTAAATGTGGAACTTGTTTTGAAGGGTGTCCAGTAAAAGCCATTGATTTGGTTTAG
- a CDS encoding NADH-dependent [FeFe] hydrogenase, group A6, translated as MELVQLTINGKVVEVQPGATILEAAKKLNIEIPTLCHLRLQDGEHVSCTSSCRVCVVEVDGRKNLAAACSTPVSPYMSVKTNTQKVANARKTIVELLLSDHPQDCLKCQKNLKCELQKIASDLNIRDIRYEGEMNRVPTDYSSVAITRDVDKCILCRRCVSVCNNIQTVNVLSPVSRGFDTIMSTAFLEPLADTNCTNCGQCVAVCPTGALREANDEDRVWDALDDEDKYVIVQTAPAIRTSLGEQFGFKPGTNVTGKMVSALKALGFKKVYDTDFAADLTIMEEATELINRIKENKNLPLLTSCCPGWIKFLEHNYGDFLNLPSSCKSPQQMFGAIAKSYLAEKIGVDPKNMIVVSVMPCTAKKFEASREELEVNGIRDVDIVITTRELSSMIKSAGLDLKEFEDEDFDNPLGESSGAGVIFGNTGGVMEAALRTAHEWVTGETLENIEFKAVRGFVGIKSAKVKIGDLELKVAVASSLGNARKLMEAIKDGSNEYSMIEVMACPFGCIDGGGQPFIRGNRDILRKRAEVLYSEDLDKKIRKSHENPMIKKVYKNYLIKPNSEKAHELLHTHYISR; from the coding sequence ATGGAATTAGTTCAATTAACTATAAACGGAAAAGTTGTTGAGGTACAACCGGGAGCTACTATTTTAGAAGCTGCAAAAAAATTAAATATTGAAATACCAACACTTTGCCATTTGAGGCTTCAAGATGGAGAACATGTAAGTTGTACTTCATCCTGCAGAGTTTGTGTTGTAGAGGTTGATGGAAGGAAAAACTTAGCCGCAGCATGTTCTACACCAGTTTCACCTTATATGTCTGTTAAAACTAATACTCAAAAGGTGGCAAATGCAAGAAAAACTATAGTTGAGTTACTATTATCAGATCACCCTCAAGACTGCTTAAAGTGTCAAAAGAACTTAAAATGTGAACTTCAGAAAATAGCCTCTGATTTAAATATAAGAGATATTAGATATGAAGGGGAAATGAATAGAGTTCCAACGGATTACTCTTCAGTTGCTATAACAAGAGACGTTGATAAATGTATACTATGCAGACGATGCGTAAGTGTATGTAACAATATTCAAACGGTGAATGTTTTAAGTCCTGTTTCAAGAGGTTTTGATACAATTATGTCTACTGCCTTCTTAGAACCGTTAGCAGATACAAATTGTACTAATTGTGGTCAGTGCGTAGCTGTATGTCCAACCGGAGCATTGAGAGAGGCAAATGATGAAGACAGAGTATGGGATGCTCTAGATGATGAAGATAAGTATGTAATAGTTCAAACTGCACCTGCTATTAGAACCTCATTAGGAGAGCAATTTGGATTTAAACCTGGAACAAATGTAACTGGTAAAATGGTATCAGCACTTAAAGCTTTAGGCTTTAAAAAAGTATATGATACTGATTTTGCAGCAGATTTAACTATTATGGAAGAGGCTACAGAGTTAATTAATAGAATAAAGGAAAATAAGAACTTACCACTTTTAACTAGTTGCTGTCCTGGGTGGATTAAATTCCTAGAGCATAATTATGGAGATTTTTTAAACTTACCATCAAGTTGCAAATCACCACAACAGATGTTCGGAGCCATTGCAAAGAGTTATCTAGCTGAGAAAATAGGTGTTGATCCTAAAAATATGATAGTAGTATCAGTTATGCCTTGCACAGCTAAAAAGTTTGAGGCAAGCAGAGAAGAACTAGAAGTTAATGGAATTAGAGATGTAGATATAGTTATAACTACTAGGGAATTGAGCAGTATGATCAAGAGTGCTGGATTAGATTTGAAGGAATTTGAAGATGAAGACTTCGATAATCCATTAGGTGAGTCAAGTGGTGCTGGAGTTATTTTTGGTAACACTGGTGGAGTTATGGAGGCAGCATTAAGAACTGCACATGAATGGGTGACAGGTGAAACTTTAGAAAATATAGAATTTAAAGCTGTTAGAGGATTCGTGGGTATAAAGAGTGCCAAAGTAAAAATAGGGGATTTAGAGTTAAAGGTAGCAGTAGCAAGTAGTTTGGGAAATGCAAGAAAGCTTATGGAAGCAATAAAAGATGGCAGTAATGAGTATTCAATGATAGAAGTTATGGCGTGTCCTTTTGGTTGTATTGATGGTGGGGGGCAACCTTTCATAAGGGGAAATAGAGATATCTTAAGAAAGAGAGCTGAGGTTCTATACAGTGAAGACTTGGACAAGAAAATAAGAAAATCTCATGAGAACCCAATGATAAAGAAGGTATATAAGAATTATCTGATTAAACCTAATAGTGAAAAGGCACACGAATTATTGCATACACATTATATTAGTAGATAA